In Silurus meridionalis isolate SWU-2019-XX chromosome 7, ASM1480568v1, whole genome shotgun sequence, the genomic stretch CAAGCACTGCTGTTGTTCGGTGTTCCTTCTACAGAAACCTCAATGCCTGTGAAAGTAGGCCTTAAGACCCCCTTGGTTATCATTATTCAGTAGATGAAGCAGGGGCAGGTTTTGTCTGTATGGGTTTATAGGAGTCGTGGACTGTGCATCTTCAAAAAAAAGTTCTCAGCCTTTCACACGTAAATAACTTTAATCTTTGAGACGAGCTCGAGCCGAAATGGCTGAAACCTGGAAGAACTGTCTTGAAGAAGAGCTTATATGTCCGATCTGTCTGCATGTGTTTTCGGAACCGGTTCAGCTGCCATGCAAGCACAACTTTTGCCGCGTGTGTATAAACGAAGCCTGGGCCAAGGATGCGGCCATGGTCCGGTGCCCGGAATGCAACAACGCCTACAGCCAGAAACCAGCTCTGGAGAAAAACCACAAGCTGTCCAACATCGTGGAAAAGTTCAATGCGCTGAACATAGAGAAAGCTCCAACTGTGCTGCACTGTATCCTGTGTCGCCGCGGGCCACCAATGCCTGCTCAGAAAGTATGTCTTAGGTGCAAGGCGCCATGCTGCCAGTCACACGTGCAGACGCACCTGCAGCAGCCCTCGTCCAACGCCGGACACCTGCTAGTGGAGGCGGCCGAGGCTCGGGCATGGAGTTGTCCGCTGCATCACGAGTACCGGCTGTACCACTGCGAGGCTGAGCACGCTGCTGTGTGCCACTACTGCTGCGTGGCCAGATGTGCGCCACACCATGGACACGCCGTCTGTGATGTAGAGCTGCGGCGCAATGACATCCGGGTAAGCGCCCAAACACTAACACTGAAAAAAGCTATACATCTTGGTTGTTGGTTTGGTTAGGTTTGTCACTACTAACCctgttttgtttgggttttgtttataccttttaataaataaaaaattttggtTGTTAGGTTGTTTTGGTTTGTCACTAGTGACTTGGTTTGGTTTGTCACTAGTGGTCTTGTTCATACCAACGTGTGCCTTTAGTGAATAGCCAGTTAGAAATGCATGATATTTTAGGAGTGTAACTCGATGTTATATCTgtttctgtatgtatgtaaagGCTCCGAATCTCTGTCCTTAACCCTGAAATGGGTGTGGCATAAACGTAagtttattcatattatttaatatgaaCCCTTTTAAACTCTATGCCACTGTAAAAACATGGGGAAATCCTTGAAACAAATGATCAGTTTTTTGTgagtaaatatatttgtatttatttaaaacacacacaatttacattttcagatggTAACCACTTTTGATCAGATTGTAGGACTAATTGGTTTTAATTGTTTACTGAGTTACTAAATgcttactaaaataaaataaatttttattatgtagTTTCCTTCCAAAATAAAAGTACATCAGATTTTAAGCTTGTGAAACAAGGCAACACTAATATCCAGAATGCCTGCCAGTAGGCGTACctgtcagtttatttatttataattttttctttatagcCATCAAGTTTTATTAGGTAATTTCAGAGCCTTACTTCTTGACCCATCTATCTGGGTAGAGTTTTATCAATGTTCCAGGACTGGTTCTTCATTCCTTCTCTCCCTTTTTGCTTTCATATGAGTGATTTCCAGTTGGGCTGAATTGTGAAACACTCCCAGAGTTCTCCTCTGGCCTTATCTCTCTGGGCCAGGTGCATCCTCGCTTGGCATTTGGGGCAGAGAGGGGGGTGGTGGGTTGCAACCAAAGGATTAAATGAGGAgccttattttttttggcacaaaaaaagaaatggaaaacaaaaactCATTTGAatcttatttacttttaacagttATTGCTTTTCTATATGTGTTAGAATTTGtagacattttgtgtttatataattaACTATGATTTATCAGTTTAATGTCTGTTCTGGTTTTAATTAATTCTGGATGTGGTTGTCGGTTGGTTGGTCATTTAATGGATCAACCTATGTGAATGAAGATAAtggacttttttgtttttgaaaatccTGTTTTGCTTAAACCCTTTATAAGACAAACTAGTATTATGACTGTACTGTAGTGCATTGTTATGCTTCCTATagtcttttttaaataagattaaTATACTGTACTCTGATTAAAATCCCAGTTGAAATTTAGATTTACAGTTGCATGTGCATATCTGCATTTTCGTTTGGGTACAGGCAAGCTATTAGCTTTAATGGACCGCTAATCACTCTGCTAGGGCCGAAAAGGCAGGAAGACCAGCTGTACCTGAACTGATGGTATGGATGTGCCTGCTCTGTTCACCCTGACCTTGATGCTGTCAGTAATTCTAAGAGCCCTACCCCCACTCCCCCTAGAGAAAGGGATAGCAATACCACTGTGCAATATTAGGTTCCCCCTATAGGCTTCTGCCAGCAGCCTGAACTCATCAGTCACTACAATTAGGTCATATATTTGACTCTTGCTTGCATTATTGTTTGGTGAAcatgaatgtgtgttttatggATAACTATTAATTCCAGCTACCTTTAGATTAAATCATtaatgtatgtgcatgtgttacATATTATAGtaattagatatttatttttaaaagtgttttatattgtaataaaacaGGTCCCTTACCAGTCCCCAGTCTATTTGGCATCGTAAAGATCATGATGATCATCATAATGCCATATTTGTAGCCAGACAGACCATGTTAATTCTAAACGATCATATTAACCCAATGAGAGATACAGTATTAGCTCTGTTACACTGTTAGTTTTTGAAGCTTTTAAAGTTGTTAGAATTAATCTATTTCACTGTGCATTTAaccattattttaataaaacgtATCTTCTAGTAAGACTGCATAAACCGTTTGCTTGTTCACTAAGCAGTCAATTCAGAGTTGAATTAAACCCACAAAGTGATTAGTTAGCACAAACAAAATTGTACAGGTTAGTGTTCGGACCATAAATGTTACAGTCTCACATGCTACTTGGCAGTTGTGTGGGATTTGTATATGCAGGGTGGAGTTTGACCTTGGAGGTGCATCAGGTTTTTTTGTCCACTATCAGGGTTAGGTGAGGAGTCCGGCATCACTGTTTTATTATGCGTAACCCCAAATTTCATGTTTTAggctgtaaattaaaaaaaatgttgattttaaAATTTCTTCTGATTTTACATGATTTAAGAGCATACATAAATATGACATATTTAGGTGCATTATTCCTGTAAATCCATtgaaagatttatatttttttctttttctggaaAAGACAGCTTAATCATAGCCACTGTCTATCTCAAGGACCACAGTTTTATGTATTAACTAGATGAACTATATTTACATGGTCAGTTTCTTTTTAAactattaatgttttttcataGGATAATACATCATATTAAATGAaacattgtttgttttatttgttcaacaaataattttttttatgcataagCTCAATTAAGGATGTTTGTGCAacaattttttaacaatttactAGGCTCCTGCTAATTGTTTATTTGAAGATATGTTTACACCAAATAGCCAGATGCTGTTGTGAAAACCCATTTCAGAGATGTGGAATTTTGAATAGGCtgcatttaaaatcaatttaagTAGCAACATAAGCAAACTCTGAATACAGAGAACTTTATCTGCCGGATTTTAGTATACTTTTTAAACTCAAGTTCAAATTCAGCCCATATCTCTTGAGTATGGCGTTCGTATAGATTGATTGACAATGACTGATATAGTATATTGTGCACTGAGGGCAGAGGCATTTATCAGTAGTGGTCAGATTAGAAATTTGATTCCTATCACTTCAGAACCCATCATGATTGTTTGTGCTCATATTTCTttcaattttgtgtgtgtgtaataaataaatatatatatatatatatatatatataaaaaaaatacatacatatacacaaagtgTAAAGCAGATGGAATTAAATTTAAccttacaaaatatattttatatatatatttttttttattttgtgcagtTTGATGTGTTTGTATGATTTATAGGCTGCTGAGATGGTTATGGGCATTCAATTACCTATACTGTTTGTCTTATTTAGTTTGTGGCTGGATACACCCAGATCCAATATCATTCAAATTTGACAAGATGCAGAGATCATGTCTGGTACATGATGTGGCCTGTTATTGGGATTCAAAATCCATGTATTTTGTTGTTGGGTCAGTGAGTGCATTTGGCTGGGTCTGAGTGTCTGCACAGTTGCAAGGCAGAGTTGAATGATTACTGATGTGTGTATCTATGGGGGTACTGCTTTGAGAAATTGCTAGAGCAAAATCcggggttttaaaaaaaaaaaaaaaaaaaagagagatagaaaatgGGGGTGTTACAGTAAAGCTTCATGGTGTCATGTGAACTAGACACTGGTCTGGTTCAGAAGCTTTAAAGCATCAACTATGTGGTGTGGTTCTAGAATTGTGCTGGATGCAAGCATTTTTATCTGCCAGCCAGCTTGCATTCATTACAGAGCTTTGCTCCAGTATGCACACAGCGAGGGTCACAGCTATTTGTCTCTGACATGCAGGCCGACAAAGACAAAATGGGGGATGATAGtgtgaaataaatgtgtttcttctgtttctttccTGTCCTCTTTGCTTTCTATAGTTCTCTTCCCCCTGCTTCATATTCACCTgctgaatacacagaaaaataacaaagccgctaaagtaaaaaaaaaaaaacagatttgttgCCATGACAGCACTTCCACCTCCTCTTTAGGGGCTCTCTTGCATCATGCTTTTAATTTACAccaatttagtgttttattgttgttatcaCTGACATTTGTTCTAGTGTTAAAGGCCCATTTGTTAGTGTTTTAGATTTTGTATGGAATTTAATATTAACAGGACAATTATTAAGATTCTACTTCTATCATATGCTGATTGGGTTTGACCCTATTTAAACTAAATCTCTTTAATATGACTTTTCTGTTTGTATTATTTAGAGATGTAGATTAGAATGTAGAGATTGCATTTAATTTGAACCCATTTAAGAATGGATTGGTTCAGATGATTTTGCTTTGTAACATGTCATTCATGACATGGTCATTTCATTCCTGTTTTTAGATAAGCATTGTTCTCACCATGGAAACAAAATGTCCTTACTAAGCATCATAGCATTGTCTGGCTCATACGCAAGAAATGCTAAAGCATGTAAAATTCCAGATATTTAGTTTGTCCTTGCTTTAATGGTCTCATGAGAGAGTTTAGTTGCAAGAGCAGTTATTTTAAGgtgttatttaatgtttaagtgTGACTGTATTGTTCTCGTTCTGCTTCCATAGCAAACGTTAATGAAGCAGCAGGACCGGATCGAAGACCGAGTTCAAGATATAGAAGAGCAACTCTACAAACTAGAGTCTGACAAGTGTCTTGTAGAGGTATGTTTGTTTCATCACCCTTGtacaaacattatattttccAACATATGCTGTATGCTTTGTTTAGCCGATAAGCCATGTGTGTAATCTCTGTGAATCTGACAGATTTAGTTTACCTTTTTGGTTAATTTTCTAATGAACACCATGTTGCCATGTTAGTCAACAGCCAGATGTTGTGTTATTTgattaataatcattaataattgtTATTGATGATTTATGATATTGGACTGAATATTCCAGGAGAAGGTGCAGCATCTAAAAGAGGAGGTACAGCTGCAGTATCAGAAGATGCAGCAGCTGCTAGAAGAAGACTTGGGAAAGACACTGGAGGTGCTGGATCAGGCGCATACCAAATTCTGTCAGGAGAACTCTACCCAGGTTTTGCAGCTCAACCAGAAACGCCAGGAGGCCAAGAAACTTCTTAGCTCCATTCAGATGGTTTCCGATAAGGCAGAGGACATCAAATTTATGAGGGTGAGAACATTGATTCTTGGTTacctatgttttttttatatagccaATAATAACCTAAGTGACATCAAATTAACATAAAACAGACTGCATTAGTAGTAAGTTTACAGTAATCAGTAGTTCGCCTTTATATGTTTCATTTCTGTGGCACTtaatttttaaaggtttttgcAAACTTTGGAAATTGTAGACCTACCATCTTATTGTTTCTGAGCTACACAGCCATATGAGTGTTTATAGTTAACTAATAGATAACATACTTCCTTTAGAAATGCCTCAAAACTGTGTGACTTTTACACAATGACACTCTGATGTCATTGGACTTTATGCCATCTCACCGCAGTTCCTCATTATCGTCACTAAACTCAGACGTCATGTTCAAATCCTGTTTTCCCCCAAAAAACCAAACGTTTTTCTGGGAGCTTTTTAAGAACTGGAATGTGAGCATTAACAAGTtttgctgtgcttttttttttcttcattttagaaTACAAAATCTGTAAAAATCTTAATGGACAGGTAAGTCTGCATTTCTTGCATATCATATCTTTGTCATAAAGTCTTGACAGTGCAAGTACATATGAGTCTGACACACTGTTTGTTTTAGGTCTCAGTCATATATTGGCAATACCTTACCCTCTTACAAGGTGGGCAGCCTCAATTCGAAGCTGTTTCTTTCTGAAATCACAAAGAGGGAGAAAAACCTGTGCAAAATTCTTGAAGGtagttataaaataatttctgtaatttgtctaatgtatacatttttagcagttttgtttttattagattaTAATTAGATGTGTTCTCTTTTAATACcacttccttttttctcttcttgtgTCTTAGCTCCTTTTAGTGCTCCTGCAAACTTCTTCCAGACTATTCCAGCCTATCTGTGTGCAGAGAAGCGTAGGCACTCAGTGGCTTTCTCTGAAGCTGGGGGCAGCAGTAAGGCTGGGTCTAGTTTTATGGagtcttcctcttcctcttcctctgtaCCTGCTGCTAAACAGCCATGTCTGAGTCTTACTCCAGCTCCAGGTTCCTCCACTAGTGAGGGCCAGTCCTCCCAGCATGCTCTGGGACCTTGCAACTCTGGAAACAGCAGTGCTGCCACCACCTCTCAGTCCATGCATCACTCTGGTTCTGTATTTCCTCATTCTCATTATCCAAACAGCAGCACCTCACAGCTGGCTCAATACGGAGGACGCAAAATTCTAATGTGCACAGTGGATAACTGCTACTGCTCGGGTGTGCCCTCAGTGTCCAACCCTAGAGGGCATCCGCCATACCCTAGATCCAGCTCCTTCCCCTGGCCAGTGAGCTCACAGGAGTATTCCCATCAGCCCCTTCCCTCCACACCTGCAATGTCTCAGTCTCTCCAGAGTCTGTCTATGCGGGACTGGATAGATGCCTCACAGCCACACAGGCATCCTGACTTCTATGGCCTCTACAGTCAGTCTTCCAGCAAGCATTATGTCACCAGTTAACCCCAGTTCCAGTGACTGCTGTCAGTCACAAGATTGGCTAGGTTTTTAAGCTGTGGGAACTTTAAGGAGTgggaattaatttttttttttttttttttttgtacataactTGGATcagtaatttttatttcattttggtCCACTGTCTAAGtcctttaaaacaataaatgttaCAAATTGAAGCATAACTTTGCACGTAGGAACCGATGATGTTCCCTTTAACATGCGTTGCTACTTACAACAGAATAATACTAACCATTTTTCGGAATGGACAAAGAATAATAGTCATCTGTTTATCTTCAGTAATGCTGCACTTTTGTGCAAGTTCctaatcattttaaaacaattgtttaCTGTATCCAAATCAACGGTCAGCTCTTAATGAAATATACTGTTAGAAAGAAAAGTGATTCTTACCATTCACACTATTATAACCcactatattttatttgactaCTTATTTCACAtaagtagtgttttttttttttttttttttaatcagtaagaAATTGTTGTATAAGCAAGATATTTT encodes the following:
- the trim8b gene encoding E3 ubiquitin-protein ligase TRIM8b isoform X2, translated to MVRCPECNNAYSQKPALEKNHKLSNIVEKFNALNIEKAPTVLHCILCRRGPPMPAQKVCLRCKAPCCQSHVQTHLQQPSSNAGHLLVEAAEARAWSCPLHHEYRLYHCEAEHAAVCHYCCVARCAPHHGHAVCDVELRRNDIRQTLMKQQDRIEDRVQDIEEQLYKLESDKCLVEEKVQHLKEEVQLQYQKMQQLLEEDLGKTLEVLDQAHTKFCQENSTQVLQLNQKRQEAKKLLSSIQMVSDKAEDIKFMRNTKSVKILMDRSQSYIGNTLPSYKVGSLNSKLFLSEITKREKNLCKILEAPFSAPANFFQTIPAYLCAEKRRHSVAFSEAGGSSKAGSSFMESSSSSSSVPAAKQPCLSLTPAPGSSTSEGQSSQHALGPCNSGNSSAATTSQSMHHSGSVFPHSHYPNSSTSQLAQYGGRKILMCTVDNCYCSGVPSVSNPRGHPPYPRSSSFPWPVSSQEYSHQPLPSTPAMSQSLQSLSMRDWIDASQPHRHPDFYGLYSQSSSKHYVTS
- the trim8b gene encoding E3 ubiquitin-protein ligase TRIM8b isoform X1, with amino-acid sequence MAETWKNCLEEELICPICLHVFSEPVQLPCKHNFCRVCINEAWAKDAAMVRCPECNNAYSQKPALEKNHKLSNIVEKFNALNIEKAPTVLHCILCRRGPPMPAQKVCLRCKAPCCQSHVQTHLQQPSSNAGHLLVEAAEARAWSCPLHHEYRLYHCEAEHAAVCHYCCVARCAPHHGHAVCDVELRRNDIRQTLMKQQDRIEDRVQDIEEQLYKLESDKCLVEEKVQHLKEEVQLQYQKMQQLLEEDLGKTLEVLDQAHTKFCQENSTQVLQLNQKRQEAKKLLSSIQMVSDKAEDIKFMRNTKSVKILMDRSQSYIGNTLPSYKVGSLNSKLFLSEITKREKNLCKILEAPFSAPANFFQTIPAYLCAEKRRHSVAFSEAGGSSKAGSSFMESSSSSSSVPAAKQPCLSLTPAPGSSTSEGQSSQHALGPCNSGNSSAATTSQSMHHSGSVFPHSHYPNSSTSQLAQYGGRKILMCTVDNCYCSGVPSVSNPRGHPPYPRSSSFPWPVSSQEYSHQPLPSTPAMSQSLQSLSMRDWIDASQPHRHPDFYGLYSQSSSKHYVTS